Proteins found in one Seonamhaeicola sp. S2-3 genomic segment:
- a CDS encoding bifunctional precorrin-2 dehydrogenase/sirohydrochlorin ferrochelatase, whose translation MERNNLYPIFLKVKQLNVLIVGGGFVAEEKLTFLLKSSPDACVTLVSPMFREGTVSLAKKGNVTLVKSKYKKHFLKGKHIVVVTTDKPKVNKKVYKHCRKKSILVNVADNPPLCDFYMGGIVTKGNVKVAISTNGKSPTTAKRLRQFFEDVIPENVDDLVKNLNEYRKTIKGDFEEKVEKLNEFTKGLIQK comes from the coding sequence ATGGAACGCAATAATTTATACCCCATTTTTCTTAAAGTAAAACAGCTTAATGTGCTTATTGTTGGAGGTGGTTTTGTGGCCGAAGAAAAGCTAACGTTCTTATTAAAATCTAGTCCAGATGCTTGTGTAACATTAGTGTCACCAATGTTTAGAGAGGGTACAGTATCTTTAGCAAAAAAAGGGAATGTAACCTTGGTGAAATCTAAATATAAAAAGCATTTTTTAAAAGGCAAACATATTGTAGTAGTAACTACTGATAAGCCTAAAGTGAATAAAAAGGTTTATAAGCATTGTCGTAAAAAAAGCATTTTGGTTAATGTTGCCGATAATCCGCCACTGTGCGATTTTTACATGGGTGGTATTGTTACTAAAGGCAATGTAAAAGTGGCTATTAGTACCAACGGAAAATCGCCAACAACAGCAAAACGATTACGTCAGTTTTTTGAAGACGTTATCCCTGAAAATGTGGACGATTTAGTGAAAAATTTAAACGAATATAGAAAAACAATAAAAGGTGATTTCGAAGAAAAAGTTGAAAAATTAAACGAATTCACAAAAGGATTAATTCAAAAGTAA